One Paenibacillus sp. FSL H7-0737 DNA segment encodes these proteins:
- a CDS encoding ABC transporter ATP-binding protein — translation MLRVENVTHSFKNGNETTAVLHQIDFSVKKGEMVALLGSSGSGKSTMLNLMAGLMKPTEGHIYIADQDIVKMSENKLSEFRRKHIGFIFQAYELITSLTVRENVELPLVFQSVSPSIRKQKALALLEGVGIPDKADLFPSQLSGGQQQRVSIARSLITEPSVIFADEPTGNLDSKTEEEIINILLNLNKKMKTTFIVVTHELKVAEQMQRIFTLQDGYMITEKQTSSDTELEGGKLIED, via the coding sequence ATGTTGCGAGTGGAAAATGTAACGCATTCTTTTAAGAATGGTAATGAAACGACGGCAGTCCTTCATCAAATAGATTTTTCTGTGAAAAAGGGGGAGATGGTTGCATTACTGGGGAGCTCGGGTTCCGGTAAGTCAACCATGCTCAACCTGATGGCAGGTCTGATGAAGCCTACGGAAGGCCACATTTACATTGCTGACCAAGATATTGTGAAGATGAGCGAAAACAAGCTATCTGAATTTCGTAGGAAGCATATCGGGTTTATCTTTCAAGCTTATGAACTGATTACTAGCTTGACTGTCCGTGAAAATGTTGAGTTGCCGCTTGTGTTCCAATCCGTTTCACCATCAATACGTAAGCAAAAAGCTCTGGCCTTGCTGGAAGGGGTCGGCATTCCGGATAAAGCCGACCTGTTCCCTTCACAGTTGTCTGGCGGACAGCAGCAGCGGGTCAGTATTGCACGTTCCTTGATCACAGAACCGTCCGTTATTTTCGCAGATGAACCGACCGGAAATCTGGACTCGAAGACAGAAGAGGAAATTATCAATATCCTGCTTAACCTGAACAAGAAGATGAAGACCACCTTCATCGTTGTAACACACGAGCTCAAAGTAGCAGAACAAATGCAACGGATTTTCACGCTTCAGGACGGATATATGATTACTGAGAAACAAACTTCTTCGGATACAGAACTCGAAGGGGGTAAACTCATTGAGGATTAG